One segment of candidate division TA06 bacterium DNA contains the following:
- a CDS encoding DivIVA domain-containing protein, with amino-acid sequence MKITPLDLRKQEFKRAMRGYDVHEVDAFLEMVAKEMEELLRENSVLTERLRELDLKIDDYRNMEKTLQGTLTSAQRTADDLKKNAGKEAELIVRNAKMRATRLVEEARAKVTDLQAEVSALEGQREVFVAKFKSMIEVQQRLLEAHSLGKRRPAIVKPSPVMTSGGAAPDPEPQGGRTSDYSSLGNLFLEAESGDTRKAANPE; translated from the coding sequence GTGAAGATAACGCCGCTGGACTTGAGAAAACAGGAGTTCAAGAGGGCGATGCGTGGTTACGATGTCCATGAAGTTGACGCATTTCTAGAGATGGTGGCCAAGGAAATGGAGGAACTCCTGAGAGAGAATAGCGTATTGACTGAACGGCTGAGAGAGCTGGACCTTAAGATTGATGACTACAGGAACATGGAGAAGACGCTCCAGGGGACTCTTACGAGTGCGCAGAGGACTGCTGACGACCTTAAGAAGAATGCTGGAAAAGAAGCTGAACTGATCGTAAGAAATGCAAAGATGAGAGCCACCCGCCTTGTAGAGGAGGCGAGGGCGAAGGTTACAGACTTGCAGGCCGAGGTTTCTGCTCTGGAAGGGCAGAGGGAAGTGTTTGTGGCCAAGTTCAAGAGCATGATTGAAGTGCAGCAGAGGCTGCTCGAAGCCCACTCTCTGGGAAAAAGAAGGCCAGCAATAGTCAAACCGTCCCCTGTAATGACTTCTGGTGGTGCGGCACCAGACCCCGAGCCTCAAGGTGGGAGAACCAGCGACTACAGCAGTCTGGGCAATCTGTTCCTCGAAGCAGAGTCGGGTGATACTAGGAAAGCAGCAAATCCGGAGTAG
- a CDS encoding DUF167 domain-containing protein translates to MKKIRVRIKPRALKDEIVGYDSDGVLVVRVSAPPANGKANRRLIELLAKASGVPKKSIKIIRGASSRQKLLTVPDDACLPSRKSKTK, encoded by the coding sequence TTGAAGAAAATCAGGGTCAGGATAAAGCCAAGGGCCCTGAAAGATGAAATCGTCGGCTATGACAGCGACGGAGTGCTGGTGGTGAGAGTATCCGCACCACCAGCTAACGGGAAAGCGAACAGGCGTTTAATCGAGCTTCTTGCCAAAGCATCAGGCGTTCCCAAGAAAAGCATAAAAATCATTAGAGGAGCAAGCTCCAGGCAGAAACTGCTTACCGTCCCTGATGACGCTTGCCTACCCAGTCGAAAATCGAAAACGAAATAG
- a CDS encoding GWxTD domain-containing protein, with protein sequence MLMGVIRVRKAIHKRSSTWLAAILLINLLVLFSVWVFPQAEEKRKGEIAFKVRGSSFYEGKPKTKFVIYYDFRYDQLSFLKRDSIYAASFDISVVFYDTAGEQVGGDIWRDQVTAANFEETKSSSMRFASYVEFRILSGLYRMEVKLEDLSSARSGQIQKDVLVRSFGESDLEVSDPIFLHFFSDTLRIPNPSAEYYGATRIGVRFEIYSSSGVDSFPLETSLVDSRGKVWNSGVVMLKDRPKQTKTVVFSVDTLPADSYLFVITLADTTRARWPLLVRVPFFLDAEEYLERVDAMQYIASKDELRKLKEAASKERITAYREFWKKKDPTPSTERNEAEEEYLGRVNYANQHFGGLTPGWKTDRGMVYILYGRPDDIEKHPFEIDQPSSEVWYYYSSGLEFLFVDEHNLGKYELKRWGRR encoded by the coding sequence ATGCTGATGGGGGTAATACGGGTGAGAAAAGCAATCCATAAACGCTCGAGCACGTGGTTGGCGGCCATTCTGCTCATCAATCTCCTTGTCCTATTCTCTGTCTGGGTTTTCCCGCAGGCGGAAGAGAAGAGGAAAGGAGAAATCGCATTCAAAGTGCGTGGTTCTTCGTTCTATGAGGGGAAACCAAAGACCAAATTCGTCATATACTATGATTTTCGGTATGACCAGCTCAGTTTTCTAAAAAGGGACAGCATCTACGCGGCCTCTTTCGACATCAGTGTGGTCTTCTATGACACTGCTGGGGAGCAGGTGGGCGGGGACATATGGCGCGATCAGGTAACTGCAGCGAACTTCGAAGAAACCAAGTCTTCCAGCATGCGTTTTGCCTCCTACGTAGAGTTCCGGATACTCTCTGGACTATACAGGATGGAAGTTAAACTTGAAGACCTTTCGTCTGCAAGATCTGGCCAGATACAGAAAGACGTCCTGGTGCGATCATTTGGCGAGAGCGACCTGGAGGTGAGTGATCCCATATTCCTGCACTTCTTTTCTGACACTCTCAGAATTCCCAACCCCTCGGCCGAATATTATGGAGCCACGAGGATTGGAGTCCGGTTCGAGATATACAGTTCTTCCGGTGTCGATTCCTTTCCATTGGAGACATCACTGGTCGATTCCAGAGGAAAGGTTTGGAACAGCGGTGTGGTCATGTTGAAGGACAGACCCAAACAGACGAAGACGGTTGTATTCTCAGTGGATACCTTACCAGCAGATAGTTACTTATTTGTGATCACCCTTGCCGACACCACCCGCGCCAGGTGGCCCCTTTTGGTCCGGGTGCCCTTCTTCTTGGATGCTGAGGAATATCTTGAACGGGTAGATGCAATGCAATACATCGCCAGCAAGGATGAGTTGAGAAAACTGAAGGAAGCAGCTTCAAAAGAGAGGATAACAGCCTACAGAGAGTTCTGGAAGAAAAAGGACCCTACCCCCTCGACAGAGAGGAACGAGGCTGAGGAGGAGTACCTCGGCCGAGTCAACTATGCGAATCAGCATTTCGGAGGTCTTACTCCAGGTTGGAAGACAGATAGAGGGATGGTATACATACTCTATGGGAGGCCAGACGATATTGAAAAACATCCGTTTGAGATCGATCAACCTTCATCTGAGGTTTGGTACTACTACTCCTCAGGACTTGAGTTCTTGTTTGTTGATGAGCACAACCTGGGAAAGTATGAATTGAAACGGTGGGGGAGAAGATAG
- a CDS encoding GWxTD domain-containing protein — protein sequence MKTITLVLVLWLILLFSFCAYASQPPQHFPAESKGDLDFVVDAVRFRNPAGINLLQVFYDLPYGQLSLGEKKESGYAVEFQIDVEVKSTSTGNVQKSSWTSSSQVRSKEEALRKKLSGVDQFEIELKGGVYELSLTIKDLNSKRSGSAVGRIEFPELGSVLALSDVQLATSITVDTIGSNFTRGNIKVIPNPKRVFGDNLRFLYPHFEIYNMKFDAANPGTYSTTYSILNEQGEVVTTLPPTQSEKLGHTGVGASAVNVLGLLPGRYLLQVEIKDSSTGQSAKATSSFEVARLKPRRPLMGGWAEEYFDRIDLLAGQDTFRFMRSLSPNGQEQFLIDFWLRRDPTPGTPQNEFFDAFAARVKEADEMFRSGLERGIASDRGKIYIKYGKPDDTESYPTDPDYPAHEDWFYYREGGIQFIFSDISGIGKYELVYSSTEDEFFDPNWRQYIDEAFIKKQR from the coding sequence ATGAAAACTATTACACTGGTTCTTGTTCTTTGGTTAATTCTACTGTTCTCTTTCTGTGCCTATGCTTCGCAGCCGCCTCAGCATTTTCCGGCAGAGAGCAAGGGAGACCTGGATTTTGTCGTGGACGCGGTGCGATTCAGGAATCCCGCTGGCATTAATCTTCTGCAGGTTTTCTACGACCTGCCCTATGGTCAGCTTTCACTTGGCGAGAAGAAAGAGAGTGGATACGCCGTGGAATTCCAGATTGATGTTGAGGTGAAAAGCACGTCCACAGGAAATGTACAGAAAAGCTCCTGGACATCATCAAGTCAGGTGAGAAGCAAGGAAGAAGCCTTGAGGAAGAAACTGTCAGGCGTTGACCAGTTCGAAATTGAACTGAAGGGTGGAGTCTATGAATTGAGCCTGACGATTAAAGATCTTAATTCGAAGAGGAGCGGATCGGCTGTTGGAAGAATTGAATTCCCGGAGCTCGGAAGTGTCCTCGCCCTCAGCGATGTACAACTTGCCACGTCCATAACAGTTGACACTATTGGTTCAAACTTCACCCGGGGAAACATAAAAGTGATTCCGAACCCGAAGCGTGTATTCGGTGATAACCTCCGATTCCTCTACCCGCATTTTGAGATATACAATATGAAGTTCGACGCTGCAAATCCGGGCACGTATTCCACGACCTACTCAATTCTGAATGAGCAGGGCGAGGTCGTCACCACCCTTCCGCCTACACAGAGTGAGAAGCTAGGGCATACAGGTGTGGGGGCGAGTGCAGTTAATGTTCTGGGTCTGTTACCAGGGAGATACCTGCTGCAGGTTGAGATAAAGGATTCATCCACCGGTCAGAGTGCGAAGGCCACTTCTTCGTTTGAGGTGGCACGGCTGAAGCCCAGAAGACCCCTGATGGGTGGCTGGGCAGAGGAGTACTTTGACAGGATAGACCTGCTGGCGGGCCAGGACACCTTCAGATTCATGAGAAGCCTGAGTCCCAATGGTCAGGAGCAGTTTCTGATTGACTTCTGGCTCAGGAGAGATCCTACGCCAGGAACTCCTCAGAATGAATTCTTTGACGCCTTCGCTGCAAGAGTGAAAGAAGCTGACGAGATGTTCCGCTCAGGTCTTGAGAGGGGAATTGCCTCAGATCGGGGCAAGATATACATCAAATACGGGAAGCCCGATGATACAGAATCATATCCAACAGACCCGGATTATCCGGCACACGAGGATTGGTTCTACTACAGGGAAGGTGGCATACAGTTCATCTTCTCCGACATCTCTGGAATAGGCAAGTACGAGCTGGTTTACTCGAGTACAGAAGATGAGTTTTTCGATCCGAACTGGCGCCAGTATATCGACGAGGCGTTTATTAAGAAACAGAGATAA
- a CDS encoding Glu/Leu/Phe/Val dehydrogenase, translating into MAADRVRGLCANCAQDEICNLPRPEGGVWHCSDYEQKPGTKTRVVTEGLKKSVYAGVLEQFNKAADIMNLEPNVREILANTMNEITVHFPVVMDNGRIKIFTGYRVQHNDILGPFKGGLRFHPGVDVDEVRSLAAWMSWKSAIVDIPFGGAKGGIKFDPSKHSIGELQRITRRFTYSLGNTIGPEYDIPAPDVNTNSQIMAWILDTYLSTMPAHERNRCIHVVTGKPIESGGSLGRDKATGQGVVYLIEEWAKDRRFDLDGATYIVQGFGNVGSWASRLLKSHGARLTAVEDVSGAIINTRGIDPDNLLEYVNSNHEVIAGYPKAKPLGHKAFLKTEADIFIPAALENQITAETAPWLKVMLVAEGANGPTNPDGDRILEEKGIDMLPDILCNAGGVIVSYFEWLQNKRSEFWELEEVDSKLHKKMVSAYRKVRDTAKQFSVDWRTAAYIVALSRLETAYMRRGIFP; encoded by the coding sequence ATGGCTGCTGATAGGGTCCGAGGTCTCTGTGCCAATTGTGCACAGGACGAAATCTGTAACCTTCCGCGGCCTGAGGGTGGAGTATGGCACTGCTCGGATTATGAGCAAAAGCCGGGGACGAAAACGAGGGTTGTAACTGAAGGACTGAAGAAGAGCGTGTATGCAGGTGTGCTCGAGCAGTTCAACAAGGCTGCGGACATTATGAATCTAGAGCCAAACGTTCGCGAGATTCTGGCAAATACGATGAATGAAATAACGGTTCACTTTCCGGTAGTGATGGACAACGGCCGGATCAAGATTTTCACAGGCTACAGAGTGCAGCATAACGATATACTCGGCCCATTTAAGGGCGGACTCCGCTTTCACCCAGGAGTTGACGTCGATGAGGTTAGATCCCTAGCCGCGTGGATGAGTTGGAAGTCGGCGATTGTGGACATACCATTCGGTGGAGCCAAAGGGGGAATCAAGTTCGATCCATCAAAACATTCAATCGGTGAACTCCAAAGGATCACCAGACGTTTCACGTACTCATTGGGAAACACCATCGGACCCGAATACGACATACCTGCACCCGACGTGAACACGAATTCACAGATCATGGCGTGGATTTTAGATACATACCTTTCAACTATGCCCGCGCACGAACGGAATCGGTGCATTCACGTGGTCACCGGGAAGCCAATTGAATCAGGCGGCAGCCTGGGCAGAGACAAGGCAACGGGTCAGGGCGTTGTATATCTTATAGAAGAGTGGGCGAAGGACCGGAGGTTCGACCTGGACGGCGCGACGTATATCGTACAGGGATTCGGTAATGTAGGTTCTTGGGCTTCCCGTCTGCTGAAGTCACACGGTGCCAGACTTACTGCCGTAGAAGATGTGAGCGGAGCCATTATCAATACAAGGGGGATCGACCCCGACAACCTCCTGGAATATGTCAATAGCAATCATGAAGTAATAGCAGGGTATCCGAAAGCGAAACCGCTTGGCCACAAAGCCTTCCTCAAAACAGAAGCAGACATATTCATACCTGCGGCCCTCGAGAACCAGATTACGGCTGAGACTGCTCCATGGCTGAAAGTGATGCTTGTTGCTGAGGGAGCCAATGGACCGACAAACCCTGACGGCGACAGAATCCTGGAAGAAAAAGGCATTGACATGCTCCCAGACATATTGTGCAACGCTGGCGGTGTCATCGTCAGCTACTTCGAGTGGCTTCAGAACAAGAGAAGCGAATTCTGGGAACTCGAAGAGGTGGATTCCAAGCTCCACAAAAAGATGGTCTCCGCCTATAGAAAGGTTCGCGATACAGCCAAGCAATTCAGTGTAGATTGGCGCACTGCTGCCTACATCGTTGCACTCTCTCGTCTGGAGACCGCGTACATGAGACGGGGGATTTTCCCATGA
- a CDS encoding sigma-54-dependent Fis family transcriptional regulator gives MTTAAEKERLLVVDDAKDTLEVLRRNLESQGYQVFTAPGVAEALKILEGTHINLVITDLKMPKVSGLDLVRHVRENLRNTEVMMITGYATVEGAVEAVKTGAEEYLPKPFTEEELFSAVRRALDKLHARMAGEKDARQARPARHGLIGESEVMLKVLKAVEKAASTIATVLITGESGTGKELIARAIHYGSSRASAPFVPVNCGGIPEGLLESELFGHVKGAFTGATETRAGFFQTADGGTIFLDEISDTSPSMQVKLLRVLEDKEVCMVGSSKLRFADVRIVAATNKDLLGLVDKGVFREDLFYRLNVITIAMPPLRKRGDDILQLIKYFTGKFAAESGKPAPEFSDNALVVLRNYQWPGNVRELQNVIQRLVVMTEGDLIEVPDLPSLMRFSALRGSGLDRTLTEVEAEHIQNVLASVEGNKTRAAEILGIDRKTLREKLKAPKNSLD, from the coding sequence ATGACGACCGCTGCTGAAAAAGAACGTTTGCTGGTCGTTGATGACGCCAAGGACACCCTGGAAGTACTCAGAAGGAACCTGGAATCACAGGGTTATCAGGTCTTCACTGCACCGGGCGTGGCTGAAGCACTCAAGATCCTGGAAGGCACGCATATCAACCTGGTCATCACAGACCTCAAGATGCCTAAGGTAAGTGGTCTTGATCTGGTAAGGCATGTCAGGGAGAACCTGAGAAACACCGAAGTGATGATGATAACGGGTTATGCGACAGTGGAAGGGGCAGTCGAGGCTGTCAAAACCGGAGCTGAAGAGTATCTACCCAAACCTTTCACAGAAGAAGAGCTTTTTTCAGCAGTCCGCCGAGCGCTGGACAAACTGCACGCCCGAATGGCCGGAGAGAAGGATGCGCGACAGGCCCGGCCTGCCCGCCACGGCCTGATTGGAGAGTCAGAAGTAATGCTTAAGGTTCTCAAGGCTGTTGAAAAAGCTGCATCAACAATAGCCACTGTACTCATAACAGGCGAAAGCGGCACAGGCAAGGAGCTTATTGCCAGAGCCATACACTATGGCAGTTCAAGGGCATCCGCTCCGTTCGTGCCTGTCAACTGCGGCGGCATTCCTGAGGGTTTGCTGGAGAGCGAGCTTTTTGGTCATGTTAAAGGCGCATTCACAGGCGCAACCGAAACTCGCGCGGGTTTCTTTCAGACCGCCGACGGTGGCACCATCTTTTTGGATGAGATCAGCGACACCAGTCCTTCAATGCAGGTGAAACTTCTCAGGGTGCTCGAAGACAAAGAAGTCTGCATGGTAGGTTCAAGCAAGCTGAGATTCGCGGACGTGAGGATAGTGGCAGCAACAAACAAGGATCTGTTGGGCCTCGTAGACAAGGGAGTATTCCGAGAAGATCTCTTCTACCGTCTAAATGTGATAACAATCGCCATGCCTCCGCTCCGTAAGAGGGGTGACGACATTCTGCAGTTGATCAAGTATTTCACGGGCAAGTTCGCCGCCGAATCGGGTAAGCCCGCACCCGAGTTTTCTGACAATGCCCTGGTAGTACTGAGGAACTACCAGTGGCCGGGAAATGTGAGAGAATTGCAGAACGTCATCCAACGTCTTGTAGTTATGACGGAGGGGGATTTGATAGAAGTTCCTGACCTACCCTCTCTTATGCGCTTTTCGGCTCTGCGCGGTTCCGGGCTTGACAGGACCTTAACTGAGGTAGAAGCTGAGCACATTCAGAACGTGTTGGCGAGCGTCGAAGGAAACAAGACTCGGGCTGCAGAAATCCTCGGAATCGATCGAAAGACACTGCGTGAGAAATTGAAAGCCCCGAAGAATTCATTGGATTGA
- a CDS encoding Glu/Leu/Phe/Val dehydrogenase has translation MEKKSSLYENVVQQFNKAADLMGLDRDICKILSKTTNEITVNFPVRMDDGRIDMFTGYRVQHNAALGPFKGGLRYHPSVNIDEVRALATWMTWKGALTNIPFGGAKGGIQFDPSKCSQTELERITRRFTFALGSNIGPEYDIPAPDVNTNAQIMAWILDTYLSTMPPLERNRSAHVVTGKPVESGGSLGRDKATGQGIVFLIEQWAEDHGLKLDGTTYILQGFGNVGSWVARLMKPHGSKLVAVEDSSGAISNADGIDPDRLFEYACRSNQLVAGCPEVEPLDHKTFISTKADIFIPAALENQITSETAPLLNVKLVAEGANGPTDPDGDRVLQDKGIALIPDILCNSGGVIVSYFEWLQNKRSEFWELGDVDSKLHRIIINAYERVRDRAEKLDTDWRTAAYVVALSRLETAYKKRGIFP, from the coding sequence ATGGAAAAGAAGAGTAGCCTTTATGAAAATGTAGTACAGCAATTCAATAAAGCCGCGGACTTGATGGGACTTGATAGAGATATCTGCAAGATCCTCTCAAAGACCACCAATGAGATAACCGTCAACTTCCCGGTGAGAATGGACGATGGTCGTATCGACATGTTCACAGGCTACAGGGTACAGCACAATGCCGCACTCGGTCCCTTCAAGGGCGGCCTGCGGTACCATCCTTCCGTCAACATAGATGAGGTGAGGGCCCTGGCCACGTGGATGACGTGGAAAGGAGCGCTGACCAACATACCGTTCGGCGGAGCAAAAGGTGGCATCCAGTTTGACCCATCGAAGTGCTCACAAACAGAACTTGAGCGGATAACCCGGCGGTTTACCTTCGCCTTGGGTAGCAATATCGGCCCAGAGTACGATATTCCAGCACCGGACGTCAACACGAATGCCCAGATCATGGCCTGGATACTGGACACATATCTATCGACAATGCCTCCGCTTGAGCGGAACCGTTCTGCCCACGTGGTCACCGGCAAGCCAGTTGAATCGGGTGGAAGTCTCGGTCGTGACAAGGCGACCGGCCAAGGCATCGTGTTTCTAATAGAGCAGTGGGCAGAAGACCACGGACTGAAGCTGGATGGTACTACCTACATACTTCAGGGTTTCGGAAACGTGGGCTCATGGGTAGCCCGGCTCATGAAGCCACACGGCTCAAAGCTCGTTGCTGTCGAAGACTCCAGTGGTGCGATATCCAATGCGGATGGGATTGACCCTGACAGGCTCTTTGAATATGCCTGCAGGAGTAACCAACTTGTCGCAGGCTGCCCTGAGGTTGAACCTTTAGACCACAAGACTTTCATCAGCACGAAAGCCGATATCTTCATACCTGCTGCGCTGGAGAATCAGATTACATCTGAAACAGCACCACTATTAAACGTCAAACTGGTCGCTGAAGGAGCCAACGGTCCGACTGATCCAGATGGTGACAGGGTACTGCAGGACAAGGGAATAGCGTTGATACCAGACATCCTCTGCAACTCTGGAGGCGTTATCGTCAGCTACTTCGAGTGGTTGCAGAACAAGCGTAGTGAATTCTGGGAGTTGGGAGACGTAGATAGTAAGCTGCACAGAATAATCATAAATGCCTACGAACGGGTCCGTGATAGGGCGGAGAAGCTCGACACTGACTGGCGTACAGCCGCCTATGTCGTTGCCCTTTCGCGCCTGGAGACTGCCTACAAGAAGCGCGGGATCTTCCCCTGA
- a CDS encoding FMN-binding glutamate synthase family protein: MSLSRINSSAATLTKNRTEDSITPISGMCVTCVDGCIGMCEIGKSAYRGHEVIYPQPFGVITTASEKVYPVDYSHFNIMGTAVGAHGIEADSDKAIFPAVNLEVAFGHDKGIKFRLPWVIPGLGSTNIAKSNWDGLAIGSALAGTGLTIGENVVGMDPESVIKKGRVVDTVDLKYRVKLYKDHQRDGYGAIILQANVEDTRLGVQEYGIQKLKVECIELKWGQGAKDIGGEVKITNLEKAQMLYERGYVVLPNPTDPDVIKAFERGAFKEFERHSRVGMVSEESFAKRVEELREAGAKYIFLKTGAYRPADLARAVKFASKYKIDLLTVDGAGGGTGMSPWRMMNEWGVPPVEIHSLVYQYTKKLADKGEYVPALAVAGGFTFEDLIFKGLAMGAPFVKLVGMARSPIAAAMVGKTIGQTIEQNLVPVYIERFGNTKDEIFVTASSLRKELGDKEFEKIPTGALGLYTYYERLAQGLRQLMCGSRKFALEHISRDDIAALTREASEISGIPYVMDLDKGEVEKILGK, translated from the coding sequence ATGTCACTGTCCAGGATAAACTCTTCGGCCGCAACTCTCACAAAGAACAGGACAGAGGATTCAATAACGCCCATATCCGGGATGTGCGTAACCTGCGTGGATGGCTGTATAGGCATGTGCGAGATAGGTAAATCCGCATACAGGGGCCACGAGGTAATCTATCCGCAGCCGTTTGGCGTGATTACTACAGCCTCGGAGAAGGTGTATCCAGTTGACTACTCCCATTTCAACATAATGGGCACTGCTGTTGGAGCACACGGTATTGAAGCTGACAGTGACAAGGCAATCTTCCCGGCAGTCAATCTCGAGGTAGCATTCGGTCACGACAAGGGGATTAAGTTCCGTCTCCCATGGGTCATCCCCGGTCTCGGCTCCACCAATATCGCAAAGAGCAACTGGGATGGATTGGCAATTGGGTCAGCGCTTGCAGGCACAGGGCTAACCATAGGTGAAAACGTGGTGGGTATGGACCCCGAGTCAGTGATTAAGAAGGGCCGTGTTGTGGATACGGTCGATCTGAAGTACCGTGTGAAGCTCTACAAGGACCATCAGCGCGATGGCTACGGAGCAATCATCTTGCAGGCCAATGTCGAGGATACACGACTTGGCGTGCAGGAATATGGCATCCAGAAGCTCAAGGTTGAGTGCATAGAACTGAAGTGGGGTCAGGGCGCCAAAGATATCGGTGGCGAGGTAAAGATAACCAACCTGGAAAAAGCTCAGATGCTCTATGAACGGGGCTACGTGGTCCTGCCTAATCCCACTGACCCGGATGTGATCAAGGCATTCGAGCGCGGAGCGTTCAAAGAGTTCGAGCGGCATTCACGCGTGGGCATGGTCTCCGAAGAGTCCTTCGCAAAAAGGGTGGAAGAACTTCGCGAGGCAGGAGCAAAGTATATCTTCCTGAAGACTGGCGCTTATCGACCGGCTGACCTGGCAAGGGCTGTCAAGTTCGCATCCAAGTACAAGATCGACCTCTTGACCGTTGATGGTGCAGGCGGCGGCACAGGTATGAGCCCGTGGCGGATGATGAATGAGTGGGGAGTGCCGCCAGTCGAGATACATTCGCTCGTGTACCAGTATACCAAGAAGCTCGCTGATAAGGGTGAGTACGTGCCCGCACTGGCAGTGGCCGGTGGATTCACCTTTGAGGACCTGATCTTCAAGGGGCTGGCCATGGGTGCACCGTTTGTGAAACTCGTTGGCATGGCTCGTTCCCCCATTGCAGCGGCAATGGTAGGCAAGACAATTGGGCAAACCATCGAGCAGAATCTGGTTCCAGTCTACATAGAACGTTTTGGCAACACCAAGGATGAGATTTTCGTTACCGCCAGTTCCCTGCGCAAGGAACTGGGAGATAAAGAGTTCGAGAAGATTCCTACGGGTGCACTCGGCCTGTACACATACTACGAACGTCTGGCTCAAGGACTCCGCCAGCTTATGTGTGGCAGCAGAAAATTCGCCCTGGAGCACATATCGCGCGATGATATTGCGGCGCTGACCCGGGAAGCTTCTGAGATAAGCGGTATCCCATACGTCATGGACCTCGACAAAGGGGAAGTCGAGAAGATACTTGGCAAGTAG